A window from Electrophorus electricus isolate fEleEle1 chromosome 7, fEleEle1.pri, whole genome shotgun sequence encodes these proteins:
- the cfap94 gene encoding protein CASC1 translates to MKSAKRKGAKPRKVEKETLQTDEDEIGLKEEEEARCIAEREERERVERERLEQKDRERREDELNELRHLLEVNQSAVKAWEAACRESAKWDRYRLCDGSPNPAVQPEINAFISLWKEDPVGQIQPLLQQCAMALRLTDELDLLVREEPEPSVAQMYQETRLTLQNLIHDKLLQATEEILKSAKEQSDIETGNMQAVVRDDNVTLCLWANLNKNPRFKGHQFKEVGMGFELPKQLVTSDIGVRMLHTRYDHLSDLSRHARVHGRRPAAIEVGTVTLLAQTPEVAEDGGMRVEGKERGNPQHAEDEPQSLRTQGKKSASVQGQGREAQTETVTDRPTFPGEGADEPDSTPAAVESVSDTTNVHVVDLHQYTPLGGVFYFDVFYLPPQSVTVNGWEMRKLLDTGLLVFPYPSEQSQVHSSVAGRVEESGTHSSPPVGVTVRLPESVVFLEEPQVARWDPADQQWRSDGVSETCYQAEERSLSFKMASFSAFTLLQDSHANMPFQSWELRPLGQDSAQLTITAALVEVSITVKGNRCMLQMERARELTPILGRWMNLPALQAAMRRSGINMFVNEYSEKYVDVHAKDPLIEHTAYEQMALVSSAFAFSWSRWNAQCQQQHLVLQVCEQLEAGPVPAKAWSLYLLGAQRSHRLKMTEWSAAFSPELAEGSEFHSTFLHMLRDGVSAEGWARVNHAHPLYINTVQALLCSTRVLTFS, encoded by the exons ATGAAGTCTGCCAAGAGGAAAGGAGCAAAGCCCAGAAAGGTCGAGAAGGAGACGCTGCAAACGGATGAAGACGAGATCGGACTTAAAGAGGAAG AGGAAGCTCGATGCATTGCTgagcgagaggagagagagagagtggaaagaGAAAGGCTCGAACAAAAG GACAGGGAACGAAGGGAGGACGAGCTGAACGAACTGCGCCATCTGCTGGAGGTGAACCAGAGTGCAGTTAAGGCATGGGAGGCTGCCTGTAGGGAGAGCGCCAAG TGGGATCGGTACAGGCTGTGCGACGGCAGTCCAAACCCGGCGGTGCAGCCGGAAATCAACGCCTTCATTAGTCTGTGGAAGGAAGACCCGGTGGGGCAGATTCAGCCACTCTTGCAGCAGTGTGCCATGGCTCTGAGG CTGACAGATGAACTGGATCTTCTTGTGAGGGAGGAGCCTGAACCCTCTGTTGCCCAGATGTATCAGGAAACACGTCTGACTTTACAGAATCTCATTCATGACAAACTGCTGCAGGCCACTGAGGAGATTCTGAAG TCAGCCAAGGAACAGTCGGACATAGAGACGGGTAACATGCAGGCAGTAGTGCGAGATGACAATGTCACTCTGTGCTTGTGGGCTAACCTCAACAAAAACCCCAG GTTTAAGGGCCATCAGTTTAAGGAGGTGGGGATGGGCTTTGAGTTGCCCAAACAGCTCGTCACAAGTGACATTGGCGTGCGGATGCTGCACACGCGCTACGACCACCTGTCTGACCTGAGCCGTCATGCACGAGTCCACGGGAGGAGACCTGCAGCGATAGAGGTGGGCACAGTGACACTCCTGGCTCAGACCCCCGAGGTGGCagaagatggagggatgagggtagaggggaaagagaggggaaaccCACAGCATGCCGAGGACGAACCTCAGTCGCTCAGAACCCAAGGGAAGAAG agtgCCAGTGTGCAAGGGCAGGGCAGAGAGGCTCAGACAGAGACCGTAACAGACAGGCCGACCTTTCCCGGAGAAGGAGCAG ATGAGCCCGACTCAACACCCGCTGCAGTAGAGTCAGTGAGTGACACCACCAATGTCCATGTAGTGGATCTGCACCAGTACACGCCCCTGGGCGGAGTCTTCTACTTTGATGTGTTCTACCTTCCTCCCCAGTCTGTCACAGTCAACGGCTGGGAGATGAGAAAG TTACTAGACACAGGCCTTTTGGTTTTCCCTTACCCCTCCGAGCAGTCTCAGGTGCACAGCTCTGTTGCAGGGAGAGTGGAGGAAAGTGGCACACACTCCTCCCCACCTGTAGGGGTCACTGTTCGCCTGCCTGAGTCTGTGGTCTTCCTGGAGGAGCCACAGGTGGCGCGCTGGGACCCTGCTG ACCAGCAGTGGCGGTCAGACGGCGTTAGCGAGACCTGCTACCAGGCCGAGGAGCGCAGCCTCTCCTTTAAGATGGCCTCCTTCTCCGCCTTCACGCTGCTCCAGGATTCACATGCCAACATGCCCTTCCAGTCCTGGGAGCTGCGGCCTCTGGGCCAGGACTCGGCCCAGCTCACCATCACGGCGGCTCTCGTCGAAGTCAGCATCACTGTCAAG GGAAACCGGTGCATGCTCCAGATGGAGCGTGCCCGTgaactcacccccatcctgggGAGATGGATGAATCTGCCTGCTCTACAGGCGGCCATGAGACGATCCGGAATCAACATGTTTGTTAATGAGTACTCAGAAAAGTACGTGGACGTCCACGCCAAG GACCCACTGATAGAGCACACGGCATACGAGCAGATGGCGCTGGTGTCGTCAGCCTTCGCTTTCTCGTGGAGCCGGTGGAACGCACAGTGTCAACAGCAGCACCttgtccttcag GTGTGTGAGCAGCTGGAAGCAGGGCCTGTCCCAGCAAAGGCATGGTCTCTGTATCTCTTGGGTGCCCAAAGAAGTCATCGTCTGAAGATGACAGAATGGAGTGCTGCCTTCTCCCCAGAGCTGGCTGAGGGGAGCGAGTTCCACTCCACCTTTTTACACATGCTCAGAGATGGTGTGAGTGCTGAGGGGTGGGCCAGAGTTAACCACGCCCACCCGCTCTACATCAACACAGTGCAGGCGCTGCTCTGTTCCACCCGGGTCCTCACTttctcatga
- the igf1 gene encoding insulin-like growth factor I yields the protein MSSGYSFQGHLCDVLKWTMRCISRTHALSLVLCVLALTPATVEAGPETLCGAELVDTLQFVCGDRGFYFSKPTGYGSRRQHRSGIVDECCFQSCELQRLEMYCAPVKPAKAPRSVRAQRHTDGPKTPKKSMPGHSHSSCKEVHQKNSSRGNNGGGNYRM from the exons ATGTCTAGCGGTTATTCCTTTCAGGGGCATTTATGCGATGTCTTAAAG TGGACCATGCGCTGCATCTCGCGCACCCACGCCCTCTCGCTGGTGCTCTGCGTGCTGGCGCTGACTCCCGCGACCGTGGAGGCGGGGCCTGAGACgctgtgtggggcggagcttgTGGACACGCTGCAGTTCGTGTGTGGAGACAGAGGCTTTTATTTCA GCAAGCCAACAGGTTATGGCTCCCGACGGCAGCATAGAAGTGGCATCGTGGATGAGTGCTGCTTCCAGAGCTGCGAGCTTCAGAGGCTGGAGATGTACTGTGCGCCGGTCAAACCCGCTAAGGCCCCGCGATCCGTGCGAGCGCAGCGGCATACAGACGGCCCCAAAACACCAAAG AAATCAATGCCTGGTCATAGCCACTCATCCTGTAAG GAGGTTCATCAGAAGAACTCAAGCAGAGGGAACAATGGGGGGGGGAACTATCGAATGTAG